A DNA window from Rhodococcus sp. Z13 contains the following coding sequences:
- a CDS encoding PucR family transcriptional regulator encodes MVDEPPRRITRVPGAPRERPVPLRRPERAPLPDALLRRVKQFSGRLATEAVHVMQEQLPFFADLDASQRATVQLVIQTSVVDFLEWVRDPENDIRFGFDAFQVIPQELARSLTLRQTVEMVRAAMEFFEQWLPALARNEEQLTALTEAILRYGRELGFAAAAVYASAAESRSAWDTRLEALVVDAVVRGDPGPDMQSQAATLNWDATAPATVIVGTPPPEEGVSVVTTVHDIAQLHGRAALAVVQGERLVMVVSGELHGSPEALEFRDELMRAFSEDPVVIGPTTPSLASAHASAVEALAGMEAVAGWPGAPRPVHAGELLPERALLGDPAAIAALDDYIVAPLSAAGPALADTLDAYLDSGGAVETCARKLFVHPNTVRYRLKRITEVTGRDPTNPRDAYVLRTAATVGRLARTHNEMRTPAPPVSRFTIRKSDT; translated from the coding sequence ATGGTCGACGAGCCGCCCCGCCGGATCACACGGGTACCGGGTGCTCCCCGTGAGCGCCCGGTACCCCTTCGGCGTCCCGAGCGGGCGCCCCTGCCCGACGCATTGCTCCGCCGGGTCAAGCAGTTCTCCGGACGCCTCGCCACCGAGGCCGTGCACGTCATGCAGGAGCAACTGCCGTTCTTCGCCGATCTCGACGCCTCCCAGCGGGCGACGGTCCAGCTGGTCATCCAGACGTCGGTGGTCGATTTCCTCGAATGGGTCCGCGATCCCGAGAACGACATCCGGTTCGGTTTCGACGCGTTCCAGGTCATCCCGCAGGAGCTGGCCCGGAGCCTGACCCTGCGGCAGACGGTGGAGATGGTCCGCGCCGCGATGGAGTTCTTCGAGCAATGGCTGCCGGCGCTGGCCCGCAACGAGGAGCAGCTGACCGCGCTCACCGAGGCGATCCTGCGGTACGGCCGCGAGCTCGGCTTCGCCGCGGCGGCGGTCTACGCGAGTGCCGCGGAGTCGCGCAGCGCGTGGGACACCCGACTCGAGGCCCTGGTCGTCGACGCGGTGGTGCGCGGTGACCCCGGCCCGGACATGCAGTCGCAGGCGGCGACGCTCAACTGGGACGCGACCGCCCCGGCGACCGTCATCGTCGGCACTCCTCCGCCCGAGGAGGGGGTCTCGGTGGTCACCACGGTGCACGACATCGCCCAGCTGCACGGACGGGCCGCACTGGCCGTGGTGCAGGGCGAGCGGCTGGTGATGGTGGTCAGCGGGGAGCTGCACGGTTCGCCGGAGGCACTGGAGTTCCGCGACGAGCTGATGCGGGCCTTCTCGGAGGATCCGGTGGTGATCGGCCCGACGACCCCGTCACTGGCGTCCGCGCACGCGTCCGCGGTGGAGGCGCTGGCGGGGATGGAGGCGGTGGCGGGCTGGCCGGGAGCTCCGCGACCGGTGCACGCCGGTGAGCTGCTGCCCGAACGCGCGCTGCTCGGCGATCCGGCGGCGATCGCCGCGCTCGACGACTACATCGTGGCGCCGTTGTCGGCGGCCGGGCCGGCGCTGGCCGACACGTTGGACGCATACCTCGACAGTGGGGGTGCTGTCGAGACCTGCGCGCGAAAGCTGTTTGTTCATCCAAATACCGTGCGGTATCGATTGAAGCGGATCACAGAAGTGACGGGTCGGGATCCCACAAATCCGCGCGATGCGTACGTGTTGCGGACAGCCGCTACCGTGGGCCGACTGGCACGAACGCATAACGAAATGAGAACACCTGCACCACCGGTCTCCCGCTTCACAATTCGCAAATCGGACACGTAA
- a CDS encoding ACP S-malonyltransferase: MISLLAPGQGSQTPGMLAPWLEQSGARERIEKWSNTSGLDLERLGTTATAEEITDTAVTQPLVVASALLAFEELERQGLVPADTIVAGHSVGELAAAAVAGVITADDAVALAAIRGAEMAKACALEPTGMSAVLGGAEDEVLARLEELDLTPANMNAAGQIVAAGRLDALEELAANPPEKARVRALPVAGAFHTRFMAPAQDAVAAAAAKITPADPTRTLLSNYDGKPVTSGREALERLAAQVTRPVRWDLCTAHLREAQVSRIVELPPAGTLVGIAKREMRGTPTVALKTPAEISALAESLQLG; this comes from the coding sequence GTGATTTCGCTGCTCGCCCCCGGTCAGGGGTCTCAGACACCCGGAATGCTCGCCCCGTGGCTCGAGCAGTCCGGCGCGCGTGAGCGCATCGAGAAGTGGTCGAACACGTCCGGACTCGATCTGGAGCGACTCGGCACCACCGCCACCGCGGAGGAGATCACGGACACGGCGGTGACCCAGCCGCTCGTCGTGGCCTCCGCACTGCTGGCCTTCGAGGAGCTCGAGCGGCAGGGCCTGGTCCCCGCGGACACGATCGTGGCCGGACACTCGGTCGGCGAGCTCGCCGCCGCCGCGGTCGCCGGAGTCATCACCGCCGACGACGCCGTCGCGCTCGCCGCGATCCGCGGCGCCGAGATGGCCAAGGCCTGTGCACTCGAACCCACCGGTATGTCCGCCGTGCTCGGCGGCGCCGAGGACGAGGTGCTCGCGCGCCTCGAGGAACTGGATCTGACCCCCGCCAACATGAACGCGGCGGGCCAGATCGTCGCGGCCGGGCGCCTCGACGCGCTCGAGGAACTCGCCGCGAACCCGCCGGAGAAGGCACGCGTCCGGGCACTCCCGGTCGCCGGGGCCTTCCACACCCGATTCATGGCCCCGGCGCAGGACGCCGTGGCCGCCGCCGCGGCGAAGATCACCCCCGCCGATCCGACCCGCACGTTGCTGTCGAACTACGACGGCAAGCCGGTCACGTCCGGGCGCGAAGCGCTCGAGCGGCTCGCCGCCCAGGTCACCCGGCCCGTCCGGTGGGATCTGTGCACCGCTCACCTGCGGGAGGCACAGGTGAGCCGGATCGTCGAGCTGCCCCCGGCCGGCACGCTCGTGGGTATCGCCAAGCGCGAGATGCGCGGCACCCCCACGGTCGCCCTCAAGACCCCCGCGGAGATCTCCGCTCTGGCCGAATCCCTCCAACTCGGTTAG
- the acpM gene encoding meromycolate extension acyl carrier protein AcpM, translating into MAATQEEIIAGLAEIIEEVTGIEPSEVTIEKSFVDDLDIDSLSMVEIAVQTEDKYGVKIPDEDLASLRTVGDAVNYIQKLEADGVQATNDNE; encoded by the coding sequence GTGGCCGCCACTCAGGAAGAAATCATCGCCGGTCTCGCCGAGATCATCGAAGAGGTCACCGGTATCGAGCCCTCCGAGGTGACCATCGAGAAGTCCTTCGTCGACGACCTCGACATCGACTCGCTGTCCATGGTCGAGATCGCCGTCCAGACCGAGGACAAGTACGGCGTCAAGATCCCGGACGAGGATCTCGCCAGCCTCCGCACCGTCGGTGACGCCGTCAACTACATCCAGAAGCTCGAGGCCGACGGCGTCCAGGCCACGAACGACAACGAGTGA
- a CDS encoding KasA/KasB family beta-ketoacyl-ACP synthase — MTSPSPRTLRNVVVTSLAATTSIAGDVDATWKALLAGESGIGTIERDFVDEFDLPVRIGGTLKVSPDEGLSRVELRRMSFVERLALTLGRTVWENAGSPEVDQDRLGVVIGTGLGGGEALIDAVDKLRDGGYRKVSPFAVQMIMPNGPSATVGLELGARAGVITPVSACSSGSEAIAHAFRMIAFGDADIVVTGGVEGQLDAVATAGFSMMRALSTRNDDPKGASRPFDKDRDGFVFGEAGALMVLESEEHAKARGARIHARLLGAGITSDGYHIVAPDPEGTGAARAMTRAIETAGITKTDVGHINAHATATPIGDVAEAKAINAAVGNHAAVYAPKSALGHSIGAVGALEAVLTVLALRDGVIPPTLNLENQDPEIDLDVVKGEPRYGQIDFALNNSFGFGGHNVALAFGRA, encoded by the coding sequence GTGACCTCCCCTTCTCCTCGGACACTGCGGAACGTCGTCGTCACCAGCCTCGCGGCTACGACGTCGATCGCCGGCGACGTGGACGCCACCTGGAAGGCACTCCTGGCCGGTGAGAGCGGGATCGGCACCATCGAGCGCGACTTCGTCGACGAGTTCGATCTTCCCGTCCGCATCGGTGGCACACTCAAGGTCAGCCCCGACGAGGGACTGTCCCGCGTCGAACTGCGGCGTATGAGCTTCGTCGAGCGCCTCGCGCTCACCCTCGGCCGCACCGTCTGGGAGAACGCCGGGAGCCCGGAGGTCGACCAGGACCGTCTCGGTGTCGTCATCGGCACCGGCCTCGGCGGCGGCGAAGCCCTCATCGACGCGGTCGACAAGCTCCGCGACGGCGGCTACCGCAAGGTGTCGCCGTTCGCGGTGCAGATGATCATGCCCAACGGGCCGTCGGCCACCGTCGGGCTCGAACTCGGCGCCCGCGCCGGGGTCATCACGCCCGTCTCGGCGTGCTCGTCCGGATCCGAGGCGATCGCCCACGCGTTCCGCATGATCGCGTTCGGCGACGCCGACATCGTCGTCACCGGCGGTGTCGAGGGCCAGCTCGACGCGGTCGCCACCGCGGGCTTCTCGATGATGCGGGCGCTGAGCACCCGCAACGACGACCCGAAAGGCGCCTCGCGGCCGTTCGACAAGGATCGCGACGGCTTCGTCTTCGGTGAGGCCGGCGCACTGATGGTCCTCGAGAGCGAGGAGCACGCCAAGGCACGTGGCGCGCGGATCCACGCCCGCCTCCTCGGGGCCGGTATCACCTCGGACGGCTACCACATCGTCGCACCGGATCCGGAAGGCACCGGCGCGGCACGGGCGATGACGCGGGCGATCGAGACCGCGGGCATCACCAAGACCGATGTGGGGCACATCAACGCCCATGCGACGGCGACCCCCATCGGTGACGTGGCCGAGGCCAAGGCCATCAACGCGGCCGTGGGCAACCACGCCGCGGTGTACGCACCGAAGTCCGCACTCGGTCATTCGATCGGCGCGGTCGGTGCACTCGAAGCAGTGCTCACGGTCCTGGCGCTGCGTGACGGGGTCATCCCGCCCACGCTGAATCTCGAGAACCAGGATCCAGAGATCGATCTCGACGTGGTCAAGGGCGAACCGCGTTACGGGCAGATCGATTTCGCGCTGAACAACTCGTTCGGTTTCGGTGGGCACAACGTGGCGCTCGCTTTCGGTCGCGCCTGA
- a CDS encoding acyl-CoA carboxylase subunit beta yields MTVLDPTLSNTAVDPRDPLARLEKLFDPGSLELLHERDRSGVLAAIGDIDGIRTVAYCSDATVMGGAMGVEGCRHIVAAIDLAIEREIPVVGVFHSGGARLAEGVEALHAVGLVFEAMVRASGLIPQISVVLGFAAGGAAYGPALTDVVIMAPEGRVFVTGPDVVRSVTGEQVDMESLGGPDTHYKKSGVAHITAHDEPDALDRARRLVAMLAEQGEFDLEAAALGDTDLRALLPASPRRAYDVKPIVHALLDDVDGETTFEELQGGWARSIVTGFGRLAGRTVGVIANNPLRLGGCLNSESAEKAARFVRMCNAFGVPLVVIVDVPGYLPGVSQEWEGVVRRGAKLLHAFAEARVPRVTLVTRKIYGGAYIAMNSRALGATAVFAWPEAEVAVMGAKAAVEILHRKALAAAPDDEREALHERLAAEHEAIAGGVGRAMSIGVVDEMIDPAVTRSTLAAALAAAPSVRARHKNIPL; encoded by the coding sequence ATGACCGTCCTGGATCCCACCCTCAGCAACACGGCGGTGGACCCACGTGATCCGCTGGCCCGCCTCGAGAAACTGTTCGATCCGGGCAGCCTGGAACTGCTCCACGAACGCGACCGGTCCGGTGTCCTCGCCGCCATCGGCGACATCGACGGCATCCGCACGGTGGCCTACTGCTCCGATGCGACCGTCATGGGCGGCGCCATGGGCGTCGAGGGTTGCCGGCACATCGTCGCCGCCATCGACCTCGCCATCGAGCGCGAGATCCCCGTCGTCGGTGTCTTCCACTCCGGCGGAGCACGTCTGGCCGAGGGCGTCGAGGCCCTCCACGCCGTCGGTCTCGTCTTCGAGGCCATGGTCCGCGCGTCGGGCCTGATCCCCCAGATCTCCGTCGTCCTCGGTTTCGCCGCGGGCGGCGCCGCCTACGGCCCCGCCCTGACCGACGTCGTCATCATGGCGCCCGAGGGCCGTGTCTTCGTCACCGGCCCCGACGTGGTGCGCAGCGTCACCGGCGAGCAGGTCGACATGGAGTCCCTCGGCGGACCCGACACCCACTACAAGAAATCGGGCGTCGCCCACATCACCGCCCACGACGAGCCGGACGCCCTCGACCGCGCCCGCCGCCTCGTGGCCATGCTGGCCGAGCAGGGCGAATTCGACCTCGAGGCAGCCGCTCTCGGCGACACCGATCTGCGCGCGCTGCTCCCCGCGTCCCCGCGTCGCGCCTATGACGTCAAACCCATCGTCCACGCCCTCCTCGACGACGTCGACGGCGAGACGACCTTCGAGGAACTCCAGGGCGGTTGGGCCCGCAGCATCGTCACCGGCTTCGGCCGTCTCGCCGGCCGCACCGTCGGCGTCATCGCCAACAACCCGCTGCGCCTCGGCGGCTGCCTCAACTCCGAGAGCGCCGAGAAGGCCGCGCGTTTCGTGCGGATGTGCAACGCCTTCGGTGTCCCGCTCGTCGTGATCGTCGACGTCCCCGGCTATCTGCCGGGTGTGAGCCAGGAATGGGAAGGCGTCGTGCGGCGCGGAGCGAAGCTGCTCCACGCCTTCGCCGAGGCCCGGGTCCCGCGCGTCACGCTCGTCACCCGCAAGATCTACGGCGGCGCCTACATCGCGATGAACTCCCGCGCCCTCGGTGCCACCGCCGTGTTCGCCTGGCCCGAGGCCGAAGTGGCCGTGATGGGCGCGAAGGCCGCAGTGGAGATCCTGCACCGCAAAGCCCTCGCCGCGGCTCCCGACGACGAGCGGGAGGCGTTGCACGAGCGTCTCGCCGCCGAACACGAGGCCATCGCGGGCGGTGTCGGCCGGGCGATGTCGATCGGCGTCGTCGACGAGATGATCGACCCCGCCGTCACCCGCAGCACCCTCGCCGCTGCGCTCGCCGCGGCTCCCTCGGTCCGGGCGCGGCACAAGAACATTCCGCTCTGA
- a CDS encoding DUF3145 domain-containing protein: MRASNQFADATAGVIYVHSSPAAVCPHIEWALAAVLDCRPELTWTGQPAAPGLLRTCVEWVGPVGTGARLAETLRAWPMLRFEITENPSEGVDGERFSYVPHLGLWRGTTSANGDVVVGEMRLRALLASASDIESELHRALGTAWDEELEPYRSGDEGAQVTWLRRDVG, encoded by the coding sequence ATGCGTGCATCCAATCAGTTCGCGGATGCCACGGCAGGAGTGATCTACGTGCACTCCTCCCCGGCTGCCGTGTGTCCGCATATCGAGTGGGCGCTGGCTGCCGTCCTCGATTGCCGGCCCGAACTGACCTGGACGGGGCAGCCGGCCGCTCCCGGCCTGCTGCGCACGTGCGTGGAGTGGGTCGGACCGGTGGGTACCGGTGCCCGGCTCGCCGAGACGCTGCGTGCCTGGCCGATGTTGCGTTTCGAGATCACCGAGAACCCCAGCGAAGGAGTGGACGGGGAACGCTTCAGCTACGTACCGCATCTCGGACTCTGGCGGGGAACGACCAGCGCCAACGGCGACGTCGTCGTCGGCGAGATGCGGTTGCGGGCCCTCCTCGCCTCCGCCTCCGACATCGAGAGCGAACTGCACCGCGCCCTCGGCACGGCCTGGGACGAGGAGCTCGAGCCGTACCGCAGCGGCGACGAGGGCGCCCAGGTGACCTGGCTCAGACGCGACGTCGGCTGA